A region of the Propionispora hippei DSM 15287 genome:
GTTAGCTTCTAAAATTTCCACACCTTTGTACTCACACAGCTTCCTTAGAATCACTCCTATATCCGCTTTTATTTTTCCATATATCACCTGTCTACGATATTTTGGTGCAAATACTATATGATATTTGCACCGCCATTTACTATTGTGCTAAACTCTTAGTATCATCCATTGGATGCGCCTCCTTTGTTTAGAGTTATGCGGTCGGCAAACCTGCATTTATTCTAACAAAAGAGGCTGTTTTTTTCGACGTATAGCTATAAGCTTTTTGGAACCACATGCATAGCATGTGGTATTCGCTTACGCAAAAAACAAAACCACGATAAGGTGTTTCCCTATCGTGGTTTTTATTTATATTAACGAAAGATACGAAAGATCAGCCATGATATTGCGCCAACGAGGGCTACAACGAATAGGGAAGAAAAGGCAAACATCACGATACCAGCCAGAATCAAACCCCACACAAGTTTGCTAAACCAACCTCCGCTTAAACTATTAAATTTGACCTGCCGCACAAAAATCCGCTCATTAGTCGAATACTGCGGCCGTTCATACTGGGTATCGCTATACCGGTTATCCGAATCCTGTTCAATAGTTACTCCTTTAAAGTCCTGCCGCTCCTCAGGAGTTAGAATATGAACCGGCTGGGATTCTGCCTTGCAATAAGGACAATCCGTCTCAGCCTCCGACAATTGACGTCCGCATCGTTTACACTCCATTCCGCTCTCCCTCCATATATTACGGCATGAATAACGAAACTACAAAGCCTTCTTCCCCTAAATAGCGTGGATCAAAGGGTCTTAGTTCCAAAATCCGGCTTAGTTTGTTTTTATTTTTGTAGATACTTGTTTCTGAAATATGCATATCGGCTGCCAGGCTCTCTACTGTGACATTATTTAAGTAATTGATCTGAGCATAACTATATAATAATACGGCTACCCAAACCTCCGGCTTTCGCACAATGATATCAGTCAATTGACAAAAATCATGCCACATGGCTCGTATCAGTTCTGCATCATGTTTAGAAAAGCCATAACTGGCGTATATACGCTTTAGTCGTTGCATTACACCTGCATGAGGCTCACGGCTCAAAACCGCCTTAGGAAAATTTCTTTCGATTTGTGAATTGGGTGTAACATTTACTTTGGCCAGTGTTACAAGAATATCAATGGTATGACGCACCACCAGGGCATGGCGCTTAAAAAAACTTATTAGGTCCACGCCGGGTTTTTGTATCTCAAAAACCCTTTTCTGTCGCAGGACTTCCTCCCGTATACGCCGCCGCAGATTTTTGCTGACTTCTATGCTGGTAACATAATTAATCACAATCATCCCTTGCGAGAATATATGTCCGTAGAATAGCAGCTTCTTCAGCGAATTATAATCAAAAAGGAAGGGCAGTTCAAATCTCTCATTGGTAAACAGATTAACGCATTCTACCCAGTCCTGGTTCAATATACGGTCAACGTAAAACACTGTAAACTGTGCACTCTGTAAATCATTCAGAATCTGTCGTTCATCGTTGGATAAACGTTCGGAAAAAGTCTGGTAAAAATGGGCAAGCGGCGTATTATCACTCGCTAACAAATGATAATCAAACAAAAAATAATCCCAAAATCCCAGCCAAAATTCTTCCTTTCCATCGTCAGGAATGTTCTCTAACGGACCGGTATATAGATACAAGGCACGATCAAAATCCTCATTGAAATCATCTTGCTGATAATATGTCCCCAATTTTATCATTAAATGTTCTACAGTTTCCCCGATGACCTTTACCATTTCCTGGTTTTGCAGCGAAGGGTCCGTGAATACAGTGCTCAAGTCATCGCTTAATAAGGCTAAATCTCTGCTTGGCAATAGCTTGGTAAGCTTTAGCTTTTTCCCGCCGGCTATATCACTGGCAGCTCGTTCAATCTCAGTACAATTACTCATAATTCTTTTATTAACCAAATGTTGCTGGAATTCAATTAACACAGCAAAAAAGTCTCGTACATTTTTAAGCGACATTTTGAATCCCTTAACATGGGTAGATAGCCATTCAATCAACAGGACGTAATCTTGTACCGTCAGTTCATCCAGATCTTCATTATCGGCGTATTGCAAATAAATGATTAAAAGCTGTATAGATTGCCATAGTTTTCGCAACTCACTGTCGGCAGCACCCTGCCAGGCCTTATAACGCAAAAAACTTTCCACCCATTCCCGTTTTATGGAGACTAGGTCCATCGGCTCACTATTATAAAAAAGACTCACTTGGTCATACACATTTTTCATTATGTCGTAAGAATCTCCTTAAAAAATACTCATACCGTATGCAGATAAGGGCACTGCCTTTATCTCGTAAGTGCTATTATAACATTTTTACTATCATTCTGCCAGAAAAGACCTTGCTATTTATAAATATAAATAAACCCTGCAGCAAGCTTGCGCAGGGTCATCGACGAGATTCCTTCGGGAGCTATCCCAGTATCTGTTCGGCCTTAACAACGTCATCCACTTTTAGTGCCACATGCGCATCTTTGTCATTAACCGCAGCAAAGGCGTACATATATTCGATATTAATGAAGGCCTCGGCCAATTTTTCTATTTGTTCGGCTAAATCACCGGGACGGTCTTTCACTGTTACCGCTAAAACAGAAGTAAGCTTAGCAGTCAATCCGGCCTTACGCAGAATCTCCTCTAACGCTTGCGGATCATCGACAATTAATCGCAAAATGCCAAAATCTGCTGTGTCAGCCAAAGATAAGGCCCGGATGTTTACACCATTTTCTTTTAATACTGCCAAAACACCAATCAGCGTTCCTGGCTGATTCTCTAAAAACACGGAGACTTGCTGAATAATCATAACACCCCTCCTTACGTTATATTTTCCGTTTATCAATTACCCGCTTAGCTTTTCCCTCACTCCGTTCAATGGTCTTAGCCGCCACTAATCTCACTTGGGCGGATACATTCAATACATGAGACAGTTCACTTTTAATTTTATGCTCCAAAGTTTCCAGTTGGCGTACTTCATCCGAAAACATACTGTCAGTAACTTCTACCAGTACGGTTAAATGGTCCAAATTATCCTTGCGTTCCACAATAAGCTGATAATGAGGAGAAGTCTGCCCCAGACTGAGCAGAACACTTTCTACTTGGGAAGGGAATACATTTACGCCACGAATAATCAGCATATCATCACTTCTGCCCAGCACTTTGCCCATCCGTACCAAAGTCCGCCCACACTCACAGATATCACGTCGCAGGATGGTCAAATCCCTGGTGCGATAACGGAGCATAGGCATCCCCTCTTTAGTTAACGTCGTAA
Encoded here:
- a CDS encoding ACT domain-containing protein, whose product is MIIQQVSVFLENQPGTLIGVLAVLKENGVNIRALSLADTADFGILRLIVDDPQALEEILRKAGLTAKLTSVLAVTVKDRPGDLAEQIEKLAEAFINIEYMYAFAAVNDKDAHVALKVDDVVKAEQILG
- a CDS encoding YIP1 family protein codes for the protein MECKRCGRQLSEAETDCPYCKAESQPVHILTPEERQDFKGVTIEQDSDNRYSDTQYERPQYSTNERIFVRQVKFNSLSGGWFSKLVWGLILAGIVMFAFSSLFVVALVGAISWLIFRIFR